CAGGGTGGCTGACGGAAGAGTAAAGAGTGGCCCCTCAAATTAATCATACCTTTAAATGCAAAACTCACAACAAAAACTGCAATTCAACTCACCAAATATCTCAAACAAGTAAGGCACTTTGTCTTTGAACTGGCTCCAGTGTCTCATGCCGGCAATAACTGCAGTCAGGATCCTCAGCGAGTTCTCAGGGGCCGGCTTCATTAGAGATGCTTCCTGATGAGCACAGACAAAGATAATCACTAAcaatattagggctgcaatgattaatcaatgattACTAAATTAGCCCTAAACAATTCCATTAATTATTACACAGAAACTTTAAAATCTCTTTATGTTTATTACGTAAACATAGAGACACGCATATCATCTGTTCCTTCATTTCTGTCACTACGtcctcctaaatattacacactatACCTTTAAGATTTAGGGGTGTCAAATTATGGGAACGTTTTCTAACCTGTGATGCTGTGAAATTTGATACTTAGGCTCCAATAAGTCCAATGGACTCTTCACCCCTCCCGGCATTGTAtctatttttgtgtgtattttacagAGCAAAATCAAATATAACTCTGCACCATATCTATTCCAGCCTGGCTTTGAGTTGGTCGTGTAGTCCGAGGTGGATTTGAGCTTCTTTTTCCAGCAAAGGAGGAACTCTGTGGCCCAAAGCTGTTGGTAAATTTCCAGCTGTTGTTTTGAGGAGGCTGCACTGCTCGCGCTGAGGACTTGCTCACAGGTGGCgcaggaggaagcagaggtcttgcctgctgttgctgctgatatGAAGGACTGCGTGGTCTGCAAGGTGACTGCTGAACCACATGAGAGAATCCACCATGCGGCGGCCGGGTCTTGCTTTGTGCGGTGTCGCTGCTCGAAGGAGCTTGGTATTTGTTCTGTCGGGGAGTAAAGCTGTAATCCTGTTGTCTGCTGGGGTAACTAGGCAGTCCAGTCTTAGAgctgaaatgaaaatacatttttcaaaattaaacTCACCAAACATCAATATGTGAGAAACATTGCTCATGCAAATATGCACCCTCtcattaatacaaataaatatgtgaatgtgtattttgtagTAGTGCTTAGATCTCGTGTCACCCAGCAATATTCACacaaaattgttattttatagAATTTAATGTGAAGGCAatagaggcaacagcaacagtgtGTTGTACAGAAACAGGTTTAAGTATGACtggaaaagacaaacaattttGGCTACaaaatttaagttttaaacaaaatgtgtaaatttcttaatttcttctattttttctGCTgccaattattaaaaaaatgtcaaaattggTCAATTTGTTTTGTCAGTCACTTTGTTGCTGCTACAAAAAGTGGTCATGCGATCATACAGCATTAAGGAATTTCCATCAGTTTTGAATTGCATGATATAAGCCGGTCTAAACACCTGGCTGTTACTGCAGGTGCATAAAACATACCCTGTGCCTCCAGCTTTGTACGGATGTGATATCGGTGCATAGGTTCTCGCTGTAGCGGCAGGTTCAGGAGCAGGTCTGTTGCTGGTAAACTTCCGGGGCTGAGGAGCTTGAGGGACACCCTGTCTGTTCCACTGGTCACTTTGTGAAGCGCCAGAAGACAAACATGAAGCCTGGTAACCGCCATTAAAACCTGAGGAAAAGCATACAGTAGGTGTGTCTGAAGAAGGTAAAGCAGGTTGTTTATTGTAAAGCAATCTGACTAGTTAATACTATGCCTTGCATATATGCTATCCATTTACATTCACAAAAGCAAATATTAGAACATCATACACTGTCTGGAGCTGCAAAGGGTTTAATTTACAGTCAAACTAACTGGATGGTACACTTTTGAGGGTCActtacaatatttatatatggTAATAGTTGACACCCTGAACATGACATGGTGATTTTAAGATGAATTATAAATTAGGTTTATTTACTACATTTATTATTACAGTTTACTAGTGACTGAATATaggatttcattttcaaacagctGTTAAACCAGCAAGCTAAAGGGGTGTACTGACAATATCTAGGTTTAAATATGTATTGCAAGTTTTATTCCCATATTCAGTATGGGAATGCACATTGACGTGTGCTTCTATATAATGTTGGTAAGCAAATATTAGCAATCAGCCCAAAAAGATAAGTAGCAATGAGAATGCACAACATTATGATTTTGCTGGTTTTTAGCTTTTATTGAGTTAATATTTGCTTATTGCCttaagttgtgtttttctcGTTAGTCCACACATACTTCATCTCATCCACCATTTCTCTGGAGTGAcatttcagtcatgtgatttgtAAAGGTCATCATCTatttttcattgcatttttttgcatttaccTTTTATTGATACACAAACTTGTCCTCCTCTCTCAGGCTTAAACACATGTATGTAATATTTCATGATTTCCATTTTGTCATATGTCTTATGTGCAGGCAGATGGAATCCCATCCATAAGGGGAAAACTGAGCAGTCTTGGTAGAGgggtttgtgctctctgagtgctaccttcAGTTCCCTCATTCTTCTAGCTTTTAGTGTACTGCTCTCTAGTGTATGAAATACAGAAAGGGAACTCAAGGCCTGACTGAATGATTCACCTGCTGTGCTGTTGTGAGACGTTGCTGCACTGGTGTTTGCCACATATTCGGTGTGGGAGAAAAATTCATTCACAGAAGGAGACGATGTCAAAGGAATCCTGTTCCTTTTCTTCTGGTTAAAGAGCGGCACAGAAATGCAGCCTGGTGgagacaaaggaaaaacaactaaacacaGTATAAGGTTATGACAGTAAATAAATCCAGCATACTACTAAAGGT
This genomic stretch from Solea senegalensis isolate Sse05_10M linkage group LG13, IFAPA_SoseM_1, whole genome shotgun sequence harbors:
- the LOC122780000 gene encoding spermatogenesis-associated protein 22 translates to MMRRQANQPARPTAGCISVPLFNQKKRNRIPLTSSPSVNEFFSHTEYVANTSAATSHNSTAGFNGGYQASCLSSGASQSDQWNRQGVPQAPQPRKFTSNRPAPEPAATARTYAPISHPYKAGGTGSKTGLPSYPSRQQDYSFTPRQNKYQAPSSSDTAQSKTRPPHGGFSHVVQQSPCRPRSPSYQQQQQARPLLPPAPPVSKSSARAVQPPQNNSWKFTNSFGPQSSSFAGKRSSNPPRTTRPTQSQAGIDMEASLMKPAPENSLRILTAVIAGMRHWSQFKDKVPYLFEIFATLDSAVTLGHHGAKTFLMRDGKQVVQCIFYENEKELPRLIRGQIHRCVGNYDRSRDVLVCVSVRPGLPSEHRNALQAVQACDTEMRALVKLLREV